One genomic region from Euleptes europaea isolate rEulEur1 chromosome 6, rEulEur1.hap1, whole genome shotgun sequence encodes:
- the XRCC3 gene encoding DNA repair protein XRCC3 has translation MDWDQLDMNPRVIAAIKKANLRSVKEILNLSGADLQRLTKLSCTDVQYLLRAVSGALRKNSGLTALQLFRDENHSTSQRRKLSLGCPVLDGLLRGGIPLTGITEIAGESSAGKTQIGLQLCLSVQYPFEHGGLECGAIYICTEDAFPHKRLQQLTERQSQLRGDIPRSVVQKIKFGNSIFVEHAADIETFYECIAKKVSILLSRGMVRLVVIDSIAALFRCEFAAKDSVLKAKYLQTIGAKLHRLSSTFRTPVVCMNQVTDTMGEGPSGDHSSPCSTGKSVVPALGITWSNQLLMRLMVNRTSHLVQPAEDAPHGSTLRTMRVIFAPHLPQSACCYTVNLEGVKGIRMETLTW, from the exons ATGGATTGGGATCAGCTCGACATGAACCCCAGAGTGATTGCAGCTATTAAAAAAG CTAACCTAAGATCTGTCAAAGAGATTTTGAATCTTTCAGGAGCAGATTTGCAAAGGTTGACCAAACTGTCCTGTACGGATGTACAATACCTATTAAGAGCCGTTTCTGGTGCACTGAGGAAGAACTCGGGCCTTACAG CACTGCAGCTCTTCCGAGACGAAAACCACAGCACTTCCCAACGCCGGAAACTAAGCTTAGGCTGCCCAGTTCTAGATGGTTTGCTAAGAGGCGGCATTCCGCTGACGGGGATTACCGAAATTGCCGGCGAGAGCTCGGCTGGGAAGACCCAGATCGGCTTACAGCTGTGCCTTTCTGTGCAATATCCGTTTGAACACGGTGGACTAGAATGTG GTGCCATTTACATTTGCACAGAAGACGCTTTCCCCCATAAGCGCCTCCAGCAATTGACTGAACGCCAATCCCAGCTGAGAGGCGACATCCCCCGTTCCGTCGTGCAGAAGATAAAATTCGGAAACAGCATTTTTGTTGAACACGCGGCCGATATC GAGACTTTCTACGAGTGCATCGCAAAGAAGGTCAGCATACTGCTTTCGCGAGGCATGGTGCGCCTGGTCGTCATCGATTCCATCGCCGCCTTATTCCGATGCGAGTTTGCAGCTAAGGACTCTGTGCTCAAAGCCAAGTACTTGCAGACAATTGGAGCAAAACTTCACCGGTTAAGCAGCACTTTCCGGACCCCGGTAGTGTGTATGAATCAG GTAACGGATACAATGGGTGAGGGCCCCAGCGGCGATCACAGCAGTCCTTG CTCTACGGGCAAGAGTGTTGTTCCGGCCCTTGGAATCACCTGGTCCAACCAACTGCTGATGAGATTGATGGTCAACCGCACAAGCCATCTAGTGCAGCCTGCTGAAGACGCACCCCATGGAAGCACGTTAAGGACAATGAGGGTGATTTTTGCTCCCCATTTGCCCCAGTCTGCTTGCTGTTACACAGTGAACCTGGAAGGAGTGAAAGGAATACGGATGGAGACTCTGACATGGTAG